The genome window TATCAAAAAGGCGGCCGTGGCGCCCAGTGTCGAACTGATCGAAACAATTATTGTGCCCCGCACCACGCCGAACAGTACGCCTGCGCCGAGAGTGAGTAATAGTCCGGGTATGAAGAGCACGCAGGCCACCACATAAACGAGCATGAACGTCAGCGTTCCCCAAGGTCCCAAATCATCAATCCAACGCAGAACCTGCCGCACGGGCCCCTGCCAATTTAAAAACTTCATAGCGGTCAGAAGTGCGGTGGCAGCCGCCAGACCGAAGACGGTTGTCGGCTTCAGTTTCAAAGAGTGTGGCTCTGTCGCATGCAATGTGATCGCGGTCGTTAACAGCACCCGCCGCTGACGGGACACTCGCTCGCCGGAGCCGTGACCTTGCAGCCTTCGCCTTTGGTTTCGCGTGGGTGACGCAGCCGGATCAATGAACAATCGAGCGGCTTCACCAGTTCGGGCGGAAGGGGTGCCAAGGGGTCGACAAAGGCGAAGTACTGCCTGTAAGGTTCGTTTTGGAAAAGCTCGTGGGTTTTTCCGCACACGGCATAACGGCGTCCGCGTTCAAGGCGATGTCCGGCGTCGTCGAGGACCTCCTTAAACGGACCAAGATAGATCACCGCCTGGTTGTGGTCGAAACACGGTCCGGCTTTACCTTTGAAAGCTTCGATGGTCATCGAGCGGAATTCGATGCCTTCGACCGTCGCCCACGGCCTGGCATTCCACTTCAGAACCCGCATGCCATGAAAACCGGCCCCGGCAAATGCCCGCAAAAAGCCTTCCTCTGTAAGTGCGCCCGAAATGCACCCGCTCCAGAGTTTGGGATCGTTCTGGAGGCGCACCGGGACCGGCTCGTCGGAAGCGATATCTGAAATCACGGCCCGGCCCCCTTCTTTCAAAACTCTGAATATTTCATCAAACAACTGTCGTTTCGATTTCTGCTCCACCAGATTCAGTACGCAATTGGAGACAACCACATCAATGGAGTTGTCTGCCACGAGCGGCTGCCGGACGCGCAACTCCTGCGCGAGTTCGTTGGCCGCCAGGAATGAGGCGGCCCCGGTGATCGGGCGTTGTTTTAGTTCGTCCTCCAGTGTTTCCAGGTTCAGTGCGAGATCCTGTATCCGGCCTTTCCGAAACTCGACGTTCGCATAGCCAAGCCGTCTGGCAACAAGAGGCGCGTTGCGGCGCGCCACTTCGAGCATCTGATCCGTCATGTCAATGCCGATGATTCTGCCTTGCGCTCCGACGACCTGTGCTGCGACAAAGCAGAGTTTTCCCGTGCCGCTGCCCAGATCGAGAACAGTTTCGCCCGGTTTGAGGTATCGGGTGGGATCGCCACATCCGTAATCCTTTTCGATCACTTCTTCTGGAATGACCTGAAGATGGCCCGGGTCGTAGTCGATTGGACAACACAGGGTGCTCTCAGTCGTTTTTGCAGCAGCCGCGTAACGCTGCTTAACCGCGGATTCGGAATTGATCATATTGATGGCTGGATGCGCCAATCAGCCGGGCGTTGAACCTAGAGGCAAATGCGCGGTCTTACCAGCCGATTATCGGCAGGTACCTGCGGCAGGCAGGTTCAATCAACAGCACCGAACAGGGGCTCACTCGCAGAAGCATGGCTCGGTGGCGGTGAAGAAAAGTGTTCCTGAAAATTTTTGCAATTTGCGGGCACATGTTCCAAGCTTCGGTCATGACGACACCGCTTGCGCTCGTTTTCTACGAAAACCTGTTGCCCGGCAGTCAACTGGTCAACCGCCTGCAGGATCTGGGCTACCGGGTGCAAGCACTCAACGATGTTCGGATGTTGGTCCAGCAGGCGCGCCAGGACAAACCCTTGATCGTTGTCGCGGATCTCTTTTCCGCAACCGGGGACGTTTGTGCAAACATTCGTGAATTAAAAAAGAATTCCGAAACTCAACACATTCCGATAATCGCCTACACCGACCCAAAAAACGAAACGATGCAGTCTGCTGCGACAGCGGCGGGCGCCACAATGGTCGCGGGCAGCGATGCGATTCTAGAACAGCTTCCACAGTTGCTGGATCAGGCTTTGCAGGTGTAATAACATTTATTCGCTTTCAAGTTCGCGCCATTTATGGAACTCCCCGTGGTCAAACTTGCCAGAGGCATTCATGTCCTTCACCTGTTTTATCGCGTCGATCGGGTTCAGTGGGCTCAACTTGCGGAGGGTCAATCCGCGGCGATACTGACCAGACTGGAGGCGCTCTGCCGAGCAAATGCGGGTCCGTCGCATCCGCGATTGACGAGCTATGCAAACATCGGCGGCAAGGCGGACCTGGTTTTCATGCTGACCGCTGCGGAGCTGGGGCAGGCAGGGGAGATTCACCGCGATCTGGAAGGCTGTTTCCCCCCGGGAACACTGAAACGCGCTTACAATTACCTCAGTGTGACCGAACTGCCCGAATATGTGACGTCTGAGGAGGACATGAAGCAAACACTGATTCAGCAGGAAAAACTGGAACCGGGAAGTGATCCGTTTAACAAACGGCTCGCAGAAATGCGCCAGCGACAGGCGGAGTACGAGCATTATCGCCTTTACCCGGAACTGCCTGACTGGGAGGTAATGGCGTTTTACCCGATGAGCAAGCGACGGAATGGCGCCGACAACTGGTATCTGCTGGATTTCGCCGCGAGGAAGAAACTGATGAGCGGGCACGCGCGCGTCGGGCGCAAGTTTGCCGGGCGTGTTTCGCAGCTGATCACCGGCTCGACCGGTATCGACGACTGGGAATGGGGCGTGACCCTGATGGCGCATCAAACGGACGCCTTGAAAGAGATCGTGTACGAGATGCGCTTTGACGAGGTGAGTGCTCGGTATGGCGAGTTCGGACCGTTTTATGTGAATTTGCGGTTGCCGGCGGCGGCCCTTTGGGAGCACCTCCATTTGTGACTCCCTCGTAATTTCTGCCGCGATACGCTTGGACTGAACCGGACAGCGCTTAGAGTATGGGCAATGATGCGGCACCCCTTTGACAGCCGCCAAATTTCGACCTAAACTCCTCCCGTAACTAATTCCGTGAGCGCAGCATCAACGATTAGTGGCGCATGATGGATGCATTGACAAAGCAAGTCTCATCGCGGGATGGGAGGGAGTCAGTTGAGGTGGCGTTCACCCTCATCGAACTCCTTGTGGCGATGGCTGTCATCGCGATTCTCGCGGGGCTGCTCTCGACTGCTGTTATGAAAACAAAGGGCAAAGCGCAGACGATTGGCTGTCTGGGCAACGCCCGGCAGCTCTCGCTGGCGTGGATGCTGTATGCGGCCGACAACGGCGAACGCCTGCCTTACAATCTTGGGAGCATTGCCAACCGCGGCCTTGCACCCCGACGCGACTACAACTGGGTGAACAACTTTCTGGACTGGGCGGTGGACAATGCCGACAACACGAATACCGCGTTTGTAAGCAAAGGAAGCTTTGCTGCATACGCGAGCCGGGTGGCCGCGGTCTATCGCTGTCCCTCCGACCGCGTATTGAGCGAGAGTCAAAGGGAAGCCGGTTGGATGGCACGTGTCCGAAGCTATTCCATGAACGCCATGGTCGGCGATGCCGGTCCCAATTCGGTGTACGGCACGAACGTGTTCAACCCCGCATACAAGCAGTTTCTGAAAGCCACCGATTTCGAGCGCCCGACGGAGATTTTCGTTTTTCTGGATGAGCACCCTGACAGCATCAACGATGGGTATTTTCTTAATCGTCTGGAAGAATTGCAATGGAATGACCTGCCGGCATCCTACCACAACGGTGCGGCCAGTTTCACTTTTGCCGACGGACACGCGGAAACCCACCGCTGGATCGACGCGTCCACGATGCCCCCGGCTCGCGCGTACGCCGCGGCGCTTCCGTTTTCCATTGACCCTGCCCAAAGGGCGGACTTCGATTGGGTCGCAGATCGTGCGAGCGTCGAGCATCTGGACGGTCGCTCGAAGACCAGTTTCTAATCCTTTCTGTTTCTTGTTGGTACCGCAAATGAGCTTGCTCCGCGGACCTCTTGCCGCACAATGCGTCGAGTCCTGTCGTCGCATGGAAGGGTGGCTGAGTGGTTGAAGGCACCTGACTCGAAATCAGGCGTAGGAGCAATCCTACCGTGGGTTCAAATCCCACCCCTTCCGCCACGTTTTGCTTCCTCCCTTGCGCCGATTAAGCTTTGCCGGGTCGCATGAGCGGGAATCCAAACGGCTCTAAACAATTCATCATTGCGCTTGCCGTTGCCCTTGGCGGGGTCGCGGTTGGCTCCTTTGTCGTCATTAAAATGGACCTTCCGGGCCAATCGCAGCGCTCGTTTTTCACTCGGGCGAAACCGTCCCTGCCGGAGCACGCGCTGGATTCCCCGACAAACGGGATGGTTTGGATTTCTGGCGGAATTTTCTGGATGGGCTCTGCAGGAGGCAATCCGGATGAACGACCCGTCCACAAGGTTGCCGTTGACGGGTTTTGGATGGACAAGACGGAGGTCAGCAACGAGCAGTTTGAAGAATTTGTCCGCGCCACGGGATATCTTACAATCGCTGAGCGCAGCCCCGATCCCCGTGATTTTCCAGGCGCGACGGCCGAACGACTCGTGCCGGGCTCTGTCGTCTTTAATCCGCCGGCGAGAGAAGTGTCGCTCGAAAATCACTACCTCTGGTGGAAATGGACGCCCGGCGCCAGCTGGCGCCACCCCGAGGGGCCGGGTTCCGATGTAAAGGGCCGTGAAAAACACCCCGTCGTTCATGTGTGCTGGCTCGACGCGCTGGCATATGCCACATGGTCAGGGAAGCGTCTGCCAACTGAAGCCGAATGGGAGTACGCTGCGCGTGGTGGACTCGATCGTAAGCCCTATGTCTGGGGCGATGAATCAACGCCGGGGGGGCGATGGCAGGCAAATATCTGGCAGGGCCGCTTTCCGAACGAAAATACGCAACGCGACGGTTTTCGAGGAACAGCGCCCGTCGCGAGTTTCCCGTCCAATGGTTACGGATTGTACGACATGGCCGGCAACGTTTGGGAATGGTGTAGCGATTGGTACCGGCCCGATTACTATGCAGCAAGCCCCCTGAACAATCCTCGTGGCCCGTCTGAAAGTTTTGATCCTGATGAACCGCAGATTCCGAAAAAAGTGCTGCGCGGCGGTTCCTATCTTTGCAGCGATCTCTATTGTACAGGGTATCGGCCAAGCGCACGAATGAAATCATCCCCGGATACCGGTCTTTCGCACGCCGGCTTTCGCTGCGTCAAGGACGCGCCGCCTCCTCATTGACTGCCGCCGCAGTCGGAGTCATCGCACGACTTGCTTTGACAGATCAGGCTTTCCTCGTGTGGCAGGTTTGATCGGCCAGTTCTTTGATTCGGAACGCGCGGTTCTCAGGTAGGCCTCTATTTTCGCCACGATGCCCGGATTTTTGTCCGCGACATTTTCATTTTCGCCAGGGTCAGCCTTGAGGTTGTAGAGTTCAAGTGGTTTGTCCGTCTCGAGTTTTACCGCCTTCCAGTCGCCCATGCGCGCGGCCTGCTGGAAACCGCGCTCGTGGAATTCCCAATAAAGAAACTCGTGTTGATTCGTTTGTTCCAAACCAATCAGGGCAGGCAGCATTGAAAACCCGTCGAGACCTTGCGGTGGCCGGACTCCGGCTATCTCCGCGGCGGTGGGCAGAAAGTCCCAAAACGCCCAGACTTGACCGTTTGTCGAGCCGGCTTTGACATGGCCGGGCCAACGGACGATCATCGGCACTCGGATGCCGCCTTCGAAAAGGTCTCGTTTGATACCGCGCAAGTTGCCGGAGCTGTCAAAATATTTTGGATTCACGCCACCCTCCCGGTGCGGGCCGTTGTCACTGGCGAAAAAGATGATCGTGTCGCGTTCCAGCTTCAGTTCTCTGAGTTTTTCCAGAACCTTACCCACGTCCGTGTCGAGGCGAGTGATCATCGCAGCCTTGTTTTTCTCCGGCTGCGGCCAGCCCTCGTTTGAGTAGGGCGCATCACCGGGCACTTCCATGCCATTGCCGGTCCTGGCACCAAGTTCGTTGTTGGCGTGAGGGAGGGTGTAAGCGAGGTAAAGGAAAAAGGGATGCTTCTGATTGATGCGAACGAAATTGGTGGCCGCGCGGGTAAACCAGTCATTTGAATAATCCCGTTTCTGTCCGTTCGCGTTGCCGGGGACGGGCCATCGCCGTTCGTTCCTCCAGAGGAATTCCGGATAGTAGTTGTGCGCATGAACCTGATCGAGGTATCCAAAGAATTCATCGAAGCCGTGTTTGTTCGGAATGCCGGTGGTTCCCTCATTGCCCAGTCCCCATTTGCCGATGAGCGCCGTCCTATAGCCGGCCGGCTTGAGGACCTCGGCAATTGTCAGGTCGTCCGCTGCGAGTGGCACATTCGCGTTGCCGCGGATGCGTGCATGGCCGGTGTGCATCCCGGTCATCAGGCAGCAGCGTGATGGAGCACAGACCGTGCAGCCGGCATAACATTGCGTGAACCGCATACCCTCCCTGGCCAGGCCATCAATGTTTGGCGTCCTGATTTTGTTTTGGCCGTAGCAACCCAGATCACCGTAACCGAGATCATCAGCGAGTATGAGGATGATATTTGGCGGATTTTGTGCCCGGCGGGCGCGCAGACTTTCCAAAGACGGCGCCTGACCATGCGCTAAAAGGAAGCCAGCGAAAACCGTGGTGCATGCTACGATACGTCGGCAGAAATGCATGGGAGAATATTAAAAGACCACAATGACGCGGCCAACAAAAATAGCGAACATTTGACGCCAATCGGTGCCGCAAAACTGTAAATGAAGTGAACCGACGAAACATCCACACTTTGCCAATTTGGTAAAACTAGTCCTTGACGTTGACGCCCCGGCGTCCTTAAATGACGCCGGTATTTCGAGGCGCATGCGCGTTTCCATAAACTGAAGCGGACACCGGTTGGTGGGGGCCAACGGGTGTCCGCTTCAATTTTGTGCCTCAGAGAACAGGAGCAAGTTATGGCCAGTGGCAAAGTCAAGTGGTTCGACAATAAGAAAGGGTTTGGCTTCATCGCCCAGGAAACCGGCCAGGATGTGTTCGTTCATCACACTGCCATTCAGGGACAGGGCTTTAAAACCCTGAATGAAGGCGAAGTCGTTCACTTTGAGATTGTCGAAAGCGCCAAAGGGCTGAAGGCGCAGAATGTTCAGCGCGCGCAGCAGTGATCCTGCGGGTACTGCGCTGCACTCTGTAGTTTTTCGTTCACGTCTCCGCGTGGAGGGAATAGTCTTCCGTGATGTCCGGCGATTTCATGCGTCCAGTTGCCAGCCTTTACGTACATGTGCCCTTCTGCGCGCACAAATGTGAATACTGCGCTTTTTACTCGGAGAAGGCTGGCAGCGAAACCGTCAAGCGTTACGTCGCAGCTCTGATCAAGGAGCTGGAACTCGTGACGGCGGACCTGGAACCTTCCACGGTGTTTTTTGGCGGAGGAACGCCGTCGTTGCTTGGTATGCGCCAGTGGGAACAGGTTCTTTGCGCCATGGAGAGATTGAACCTCCTCGGCGCCGCCGAATGGACAGTGGAGTGTAATCCCGCGACGGTTTCAGCTGACAAAGCCAGACTGCTGCGATCGTACGGGGTCAACCGCATTTCAATGGGTGTACAGTCGCTCGATAGCGATTTGCTCGACCGACTGGGCCGCGTTCATACTCGCGACATGGTTTTCAAGTCGTTCGATATTTTGCGCGCTGCCGGATTCGACAACATCAATCTGGATTTGATGTTCGCGATTCCGGGCCAGACACTGGAAATGTGGCGCGCGACGCTCAAGGAAGCGCTCGCCCTGGGCAGCGAGCACCTCTCCTGCTACGAAGTGATTTATGAAGAGGACACCCCGCTGTTCAACCAACTGCAGGCCGGACAGTTCGAAGTGGACGAGAATCTGGCTTGCGCGATGTACGATGAACTCCTTGAACGCGCCGCCGTGGCCGGTTTCGTGCAATACGAGATCGCGAATTTCGCTCGCGTGCGCTCAACCCACGATTCAGAAGTGCCCGATTACGCTTGCCGGCACAACATCAACTACTGGCGCGGCGGATCATTTTACGGGCTGGGCCCGAGCGCGACGGGGCGCGTGCGAGGCGTGCGAACCAAGAATTGGTCGAACACAATCCTTTACTGCGAGCAACTGGAGAAGGGGAGCCGCGCCATCGAGTCGAGCGAACAGCTGCCGCCCCTGGCGCACGCGGGAGAAGTCGCCGCGTTTGGCCTCCGCATGAACGCCGGCTGGCCCTCCGGCTTGTTCCAGCAAACGACCGGTTACGATTTGCGTGAGGAGTGGTCGTCGGAGATGGAATGGTTGTGTCGACAGGGTTGGGGTTTCCTTGAGAGCGACCGCTTTAGGCTCACGCCCGAAGGATTGCGATTCGCCGACGCCGCCGCCGAATTGTTTTTGAGACCGCAACTTCGTGAGGCTGACGTGGAGCGAAATCTCGATCACGACATTCCCGTGTTGAGATGATCACGGAAAGAAAAGCCTACTTGTCCTTCAACTCGATTTCACCGCGCCAGTCGAATGGCGGAGGATGGATCCGAAGGTCGGCGATCTGTTGCAGGTAGAACCTGGCAGGACCGTCGTCGGGTCGGATTTCGAGGGTGTGCCGGAATCCGGCTTCGGCAGCTTCGAGGTTGTTTCGTTGAAATTCCTGAAGTGCCCCTGCGAAGACATCGCGCCAGCTCTTTGTCACCTCCGCCTGGTCGCGTCGTCCCAGAAGGTCATGCACTTCGACCAGTTTCTCAAATCCCTTCAGGCGGAAGTTTCCTGCCAGACGGCTGACGATCTCACTGCTGCATCCCTCGAGCGTTTCTCGGGTGACCAGAATGTCGGTACCGAGATATTTGTTCAAACCTTCCAGACGAGACGCGAGGTTCACGTTTTCGCCGATCGCCGTGTAGTCAATGCGCGTGGTGCTGCCGAAGTTACCGACGTTGGCAAGTCCGGTGTGAATGCCGATGCGCGTCCTTAATTTGAGAGCGGATTGTTTCCCGCTGAAGCGGACCTCCTTGCTGTTGAGAAGAATCGCGGCGGTGCAAGCCAGTTCGCGGTGTTTGGGTTGAGGGTCCGGCGCATTCCAGACGGCGAGGATGGCGTCGCCGATGAGTTTGATGACCGTGCCTTCGACCTGATGGACGCACGGAATGGTCGTCCCGAAGTACTCATTCATGGCGCGGGCGAGATCGTCAGGGTCCATCCCTTCGGAGAGTTTGGTAAAATTTTCAATGTCAGTGAACATGATGCTTAGCATTTGCTTTTCCGCACCCGGCTTCAACAGTTCGGGATGGCGGACAAACTGTTTGATGCGCTTGGGCGAGAGATGGAGTGACAGGGAATGTTCGAGTAACCTCTTTTCCACGTAGAGATCGAGCCAGTTGGAAACAAGGGAGCCGAACAAGGCCAGGGGAATTTGAACCATTACGGGGATCGCCCACGCGAACCAGACTCGATCGTAAACAAACAGAACGTAAGCAAACGTTGAAATCATTACGGCGCCTCCAAGCGCAATACGGACGGCGGCCGGTGAAGCGACGAGCGTCAGACCATAACCGAACAGGATTCCGGCAAGGGCAAGAAGCGCCAATTCGATTGGTTCGGGCAGTCGCCTTAGCCAATCGTTGCGAAGCAAATTCAAAAATATTGTCGTGTGTATTTCCACGCCGGGAGAAGAGAGGTTCAAAGTCAATCGGCCACGGGCATAGGGTGACTTAAACTCATCTCGCCCCGATCCTGTGAAGCCCGCCGTCGGTTGTGCTCCGACAAAGACGACCTTACCGCGGAAAAAATCGGGTGGTAGCTCGGCCGATCCGCCGAGCAGGACGCGCGAAATGCTGACGTTCGGAATGGCGCCCGGTGGCCCGTAGTAGTTGATCCACCGGGGCGCCAATCGCTGTTCGGGATGGCGAGTCACCTCCGCTCCGATCAGTTCCGCCGCCGCCCATGCGATGCTTGGCGGGTCCTCGAGCGAAAAGCCGTGAAAGTGTTTGCGAACGGCGCGATCGGCATCGACCGTGTGCATGACTAATCCCATCCCCGCTGCCGAATTGAGAAAAATATCAGCTGGTCGGCTCAGGGCATGGCCGGAGGCCGTAAGGTCCCCCGGATCGATGAACCCGCTTTCGACGGTTGTCAGCTCGGCACCCAAAATAATTTTGCCGCAACCCCGCATGGCTTTCGCCAGGCTTTGGTCTGCCTGCGGAGATCCGGGATCAATGAAAAGGACGTCGAAGACGACGGCCTTCGCGCCGCCCGCGGTCAGTCGTTCGAGGAGTTGAGCGTAGAGCGAGCGGTCCCAAGGTGCGTTTGAAGGTTGGTTCAGAGCGACGCGCGACTGATCATCCAGATAAACGATGACCGCCTCGTCCGGCCAGATGTTCTTTCTTAGATTGAAAGGCAGGTCATAACTCAGGTTGACCAGACCCGCGCCTATCGAAACATCTTTGACCTTGAGTTCAAGAAGAAGAATACCCGCCAGAACCGTGACGACGGCGATGACGAGTCCTGCCTTCCGATGCGCGACCAAATTCTTTGCGATTGCTCTGGCTGATCCCACGGGATACGGGTTCTGGGACATTTAGTCCGGCGGCAATCTCATTTAAAGCGCGTCTCCTTAAAAGTAGAATTTGAAGCTCGCTGCCAGCGTCCGTTCGCGCGGCAGTTCGGAATAGAGGGTGACCGGATTCAGGCGGTAATCCTGGTCGGTGATGTTCAGCAAGCCGAGCTTGAGTTCCGCACGCCGGTGCAGGAATCGATAGCCAACGAAGGCGTTGAGTTGCCAGAAGTCATCGCCCGGAATGTCCGGAGAATAGCCCTGGTTGGACTGTTGCGACCAGACCGTGTCAATTTGACTGAACAATCCGCATGGATGGTTGAAGCGGGCGAAGAGGTTCACTTGATGAAGAAACGCCCGGACATCCTTGCCTGGATAGCCCACGGTTCCGGGGGGAATGTCGGGGAATTGATCGTTCAGATCCGCTTGCGTAAGCTTGTAGCTCGCACCGATCGAGAAATAGTCACCGAGCAGTTGGTTGGCGTAAAGCGTCAGCGACCTTTCACGGAAGGCCAGGTGTTCGCGGGTGCTCGAAGGACTGTCGGGTACTGGAATGAAGATACTGTTGGTGAATACCCCCGGAGATGCGTCCGCCTTTGAGTAGAGGATTTCGCCGATGACGCCGATGTAGGTTCCAGTAGGTAGTTTCTGATCCAGCGCCGCGTCAAACGTTTCAAACTTTGAACCGGGAATTGATCCTTCCACTGACTCCGGAATAACACTGCGAAAGGCCTGGTTGAACCCTCCGACTTGCGTCGGTTCAAGCCGGACGCTGTTGTCGTAGAAAACGCCGCCCAGGGAGCGTGTAAAGGCTCCACGAATTGTCGTGTATTTCCAGGGGGTCCAAATCAGTCCCGCTTTGGGGGAAACCTGGTCTTCCGTCACCTGCGCGTCGGTCAATGGCGGGCTGTCGATGTTGCGCGGAAAATAAAGGCGATCGTAACTGACTCCGGCCGTCAGTTGAAGGGGTTCGAGGATTTGCCACGCGTAATAGCTGTAGAAATTGAGTCGTTGCAAATCAGCATGCACCTCGTCCGGGAACGTTTGAGGTGGCAGCGTATTTGGCCGCGTGAGCGTGTCCGCTGTGTCCGACCAGCCCGACTGAAATCTTCCGCCAACG of Candidatus Angelobacter sp. contains these proteins:
- a CDS encoding methyltransferase domain-containing protein; the protein is MINSESAVKQRYAAAAKTTESTLCCPIDYDPGHLQVIPEEVIEKDYGCGDPTRYLKPGETVLDLGSGTGKLCFVAAQVVGAQGRIIGIDMTDQMLEVARRNAPLVARRLGYANVEFRKGRIQDLALNLETLEDELKQRPITGAASFLAANELAQELRVRQPLVADNSIDVVVSNCVLNLVEQKSKRQLFDEIFRVLKEGGRAVISDIASDEPVPVRLQNDPKLWSGCISGALTEEGFLRAFAGAGFHGMRVLKWNARPWATVEGIEFRSMTIEAFKGKAGPCFDHNQAVIYLGPFKEVLDDAGHRLERGRRYAVCGKTHELFQNEPYRQYFAFVDPLAPLPPELVKPLDCSLIRLRHPRETKGEGCKVTAPASECPVSGGCC
- the hemQ gene encoding hydrogen peroxide-dependent heme synthase; protein product: MELPVVKLARGIHVLHLFYRVDRVQWAQLAEGQSAAILTRLEALCRANAGPSHPRLTSYANIGGKADLVFMLTAAELGQAGEIHRDLEGCFPPGTLKRAYNYLSVTELPEYVTSEEDMKQTLIQQEKLEPGSDPFNKRLAEMRQRQAEYEHYRLYPELPDWEVMAFYPMSKRRNGADNWYLLDFAARKKLMSGHARVGRKFAGRVSQLITGSTGIDDWEWGVTLMAHQTDALKEIVYEMRFDEVSARYGEFGPFYVNLRLPAAALWEHLHL
- a CDS encoding type II secretion system protein, which produces MAFTLIELLVAMAVIAILAGLLSTAVMKTKGKAQTIGCLGNARQLSLAWMLYAADNGERLPYNLGSIANRGLAPRRDYNWVNNFLDWAVDNADNTNTAFVSKGSFAAYASRVAAVYRCPSDRVLSESQREAGWMARVRSYSMNAMVGDAGPNSVYGTNVFNPAYKQFLKATDFERPTEIFVFLDEHPDSINDGYFLNRLEELQWNDLPASYHNGAASFTFADGHAETHRWIDASTMPPARAYAAALPFSIDPAQRADFDWVADRASVEHLDGRSKTSF
- a CDS encoding formylglycine-generating enzyme family protein — protein: MSGNPNGSKQFIIALAVALGGVAVGSFVVIKMDLPGQSQRSFFTRAKPSLPEHALDSPTNGMVWISGGIFWMGSAGGNPDERPVHKVAVDGFWMDKTEVSNEQFEEFVRATGYLTIAERSPDPRDFPGATAERLVPGSVVFNPPAREVSLENHYLWWKWTPGASWRHPEGPGSDVKGREKHPVVHVCWLDALAYATWSGKRLPTEAEWEYAARGGLDRKPYVWGDESTPGGRWQANIWQGRFPNENTQRDGFRGTAPVASFPSNGYGLYDMAGNVWEWCSDWYRPDYYAASPLNNPRGPSESFDPDEPQIPKKVLRGGSYLCSDLYCTGYRPSARMKSSPDTGLSHAGFRCVKDAPPPH
- a CDS encoding arylsulfatase, which translates into the protein MESLRARRAQNPPNIILILADDLGYGDLGCYGQNKIRTPNIDGLAREGMRFTQCYAGCTVCAPSRCCLMTGMHTGHARIRGNANVPLAADDLTIAEVLKPAGYRTALIGKWGLGNEGTTGIPNKHGFDEFFGYLDQVHAHNYYPEFLWRNERRWPVPGNANGQKRDYSNDWFTRAATNFVRINQKHPFFLYLAYTLPHANNELGARTGNGMEVPGDAPYSNEGWPQPEKNKAAMITRLDTDVGKVLEKLRELKLERDTIIFFASDNGPHREGGVNPKYFDSSGNLRGIKRDLFEGGIRVPMIVRWPGHVKAGSTNGQVWAFWDFLPTAAEIAGVRPPQGLDGFSMLPALIGLEQTNQHEFLYWEFHERGFQQAARMGDWKAVKLETDKPLELYNLKADPGENENVADKNPGIVAKIEAYLRTARSESKNWPIKPATRGKPDLSKQVVR
- a CDS encoding cold-shock protein, with translation MASGKVKWFDNKKGFGFIAQETGQDVFVHHTAIQGQGFKTLNEGEVVHFEIVESAKGLKAQNVQRAQQ
- the hemW gene encoding radical SAM family heme chaperone HemW, coding for MSGDFMRPVASLYVHVPFCAHKCEYCAFYSEKAGSETVKRYVAALIKELELVTADLEPSTVFFGGGTPSLLGMRQWEQVLCAMERLNLLGAAEWTVECNPATVSADKARLLRSYGVNRISMGVQSLDSDLLDRLGRVHTRDMVFKSFDILRAAGFDNINLDLMFAIPGQTLEMWRATLKEALALGSEHLSCYEVIYEEDTPLFNQLQAGQFEVDENLACAMYDELLERAAVAGFVQYEIANFARVRSTHDSEVPDYACRHNINYWRGGSFYGLGPSATGRVRGVRTKNWSNTILYCEQLEKGSRAIESSEQLPPLAHAGEVAAFGLRMNAGWPSGLFQQTTGYDLREEWSSEMEWLCRQGWGFLESDRFRLTPEGLRFADAAAELFLRPQLREADVERNLDHDIPVLR
- a CDS encoding adenylate/guanylate cyclase domain-containing protein — protein: MGSARAIAKNLVAHRKAGLVIAVVTVLAGILLLELKVKDVSIGAGLVNLSYDLPFNLRKNIWPDEAVIVYLDDQSRVALNQPSNAPWDRSLYAQLLERLTAGGAKAVVFDVLFIDPGSPQADQSLAKAMRGCGKIILGAELTTVESGFIDPGDLTASGHALSRPADIFLNSAAGMGLVMHTVDADRAVRKHFHGFSLEDPPSIAWAAAELIGAEVTRHPEQRLAPRWINYYGPPGAIPNVSISRVLLGGSAELPPDFFRGKVVFVGAQPTAGFTGSGRDEFKSPYARGRLTLNLSSPGVEIHTTIFLNLLRNDWLRRLPEPIELALLALAGILFGYGLTLVASPAAVRIALGGAVMISTFAYVLFVYDRVWFAWAIPVMVQIPLALFGSLVSNWLDLYVEKRLLEHSLSLHLSPKRIKQFVRHPELLKPGAEKQMLSIMFTDIENFTKLSEGMDPDDLARAMNEYFGTTIPCVHQVEGTVIKLIGDAILAVWNAPDPQPKHRELACTAAILLNSKEVRFSGKQSALKLRTRIGIHTGLANVGNFGSTTRIDYTAIGENVNLASRLEGLNKYLGTDILVTRETLEGCSSEIVSRLAGNFRLKGFEKLVEVHDLLGRRDQAEVTKSWRDVFAGALQEFQRNNLEAAEAGFRHTLEIRPDDGPARFYLQQIADLRIHPPPFDWRGEIELKDK
- a CDS encoding TonB-dependent receptor, which produces MYLEAQYQSIDAGDVRQLYDQSSGSLTLRTKETQEPNIYAGYHHEWNPGMHTLFLAARLNDTLKINDPSSTVLFPRYAGGTVTSVSGEPFSVDYQSKFEAYSAELQQLWAVDKHTLIVGGRFQSGWSDTADTLTRPNTLPPQTFPDEVHADLQRLNFYSYYAWQILEPLQLTAGVSYDRLYFPRNIDSPPLTDAQVTEDQVSPKAGLIWTPWKYTTIRGAFTRSLGGVFYDNSVRLEPTQVGGFNQAFRSVIPESVEGSIPGSKFETFDAALDQKLPTGTYIGVIGEILYSKADASPGVFTNSIFIPVPDSPSSTREHLAFRERSLTLYANQLLGDYFSIGASYKLTQADLNDQFPDIPPGTVGYPGKDVRAFLHQVNLFARFNHPCGLFSQIDTVWSQQSNQGYSPDIPGDDFWQLNAFVGYRFLHRRAELKLGLLNITDQDYRLNPVTLYSELPRERTLAASFKFYF